From Cucumis melo cultivar AY chromosome 1, USDA_Cmelo_AY_1.0, whole genome shotgun sequence, a single genomic window includes:
- the LOC127150827 gene encoding uncharacterized protein LOC127150827, whose amino-acid sequence MFDLLQPSQIVWEPYKTVIDSLPHFCTNGHNIWRTISPLICFYIGEWHHPDRVLRQFGIQQAVPRDCNTEPLLHNIDLRTADWSDRVAHLVMRWHNRRRFTATGPPIEQFDMDVTQEYIHWYKNVSKLYITQPGAAMSHLRSNNIRLRNVADDPQQVLNICNDNEQYMENIHYMYDVPIVPVSVQRRRPLVQEPDQLEEVDQHGEEVPPMTQTQSEHNYVSPVMIMPTFGTTYYDSGVGQSSDFGRGYYNSEEGQSSTDFGQQYYDLGSDPSSSYMHGHGRGRGEHNEYLSYEVPVVVPEQSDELQQQENAAVPGQSDEQQQQENQEEIQQQRVQSRRRQPARNRRRPGC is encoded by the exons ATGTTTGATCTTCTTCAACCTAGTCAG ATTGTCTGGGAGCCATACAAAACTGTCATAGATAGCTTGCCACATTTTTGTACAAACGGACACAACATATGGCGGACGATTAGTCCTCTCATATGTTTCTACATTGGTGAGTGGCATCATCCTGATAGAGTACTTAGACAGTTCGGTATTCAACAAGCTGTTCCACGTGACTGTAATACTGAACCACTGTTGCACAACATTGACCTGAGGACTGCTGATTGGTCAGATAGAGTTGCTCATTTAGTAATGCGATGGCATAATCGCAGAAGGTTTACTGCTACGGGACCTCCAATTGAGCAGTTTGATATGGATGTaactcaagaatacatccaTTGGTACAAAAACGTTAGCAAACTCTATATCACCCAACCGGGAGCTGCTATGAGTCATCTG aGATCAAACAATATTAGACTTCGGAATGTTGCAGATGATCCACAACAGGTTCTAAATATATGCAACGATAACGAGCAGTACATGGAGAACATCCACTATATGTACGATGTCCCTATTGTACCTGTTTCTGTTCAGAGGAGACGTCCTCTAGTGCAAGAGCCCGATCAATTGGAAGAAGTTGACCAACACGGGGAAGAAGTGCCTCCAATGACACAGACACAAAGCGAGCATAATTACGTTAGTCCAGTAATGATAATGCCAACATTTGGAACGACATATTATGATTCAGGAGTCGGTCAATCGTCAGACTTTGGAAGAGGATATTACAATTCAGAGGAAGGTCAATCATCAACGGACTTTGGGCAACAATACTATGATTTAGGGAGCGATCCATCGTCTTCATACATGCATGGTCACGGGCGTGGTCGTGGAGAACATAATGAATATTTGTCCTACGAAGTGCCTGTAGTGGTACCCGAGCAATCAGATGAGCTACAGCAACAAGAGAATGCAGCAGTACCCGGGCAATCGGAtgagcaacaacaacaagagaATCAGGAGGAAATACAACAACAGAGAGTTCAAAGTCGACGACGACAACCAGCTAGAAATCGTCGACGTCCAGGTTGTTGa
- the LOC127150830 gene encoding uncharacterized protein LOC127150830 isoform X1, translating into MSSREKGMPLNFLGLGVGGGCGVGLGLRWGFGTTFGSKYRSSRMIFQGMEFDNKDQNQSYDIKDSKDSSRNSRLMHCWKSFLIFLKNLEAFWLTIQEFVIPWNHMCFNALMERLDPIVHGTDTSFRELSLNK; encoded by the exons ATGTCTTCGAGAGAAAAAG GAATGCCTTTGAACTTCTTGGGCCTTGGCGTGG GTGGTGGGTGTGGCGTTGGATTAGGACTTAGATGGGGATTTGGCACAACTTTCGGGAGTAAGTATCGGTCCTCAAGGATGATATTTCAGGGAATGGAATTCGACAACAAGGATCAAAATCAGAGTTATGATATCAAGGACTCGAAAGATTCATCCAGAAATTCCAGACTTATGCATTGTTGGAAGAGTTTCTTAATCTTTCTAAAGAACTTGGAAGCATTCTGGTTAACAATACAAGAGTTTGTTATTCCATGGAATCATATGTGCTTCAATGCCCTTATGGAAAGACTGGACCCAATTGTACATGGAACAGATACGTCCTTCAG ggagctatcactaaacaaatga
- the LOC127150830 gene encoding uncharacterized protein LOC127150830 isoform X2: MPLNFLGLGVGGGCGVGLGLRWGFGTTFGSKYRSSRMIFQGMEFDNKDQNQSYDIKDSKDSSRNSRLMHCWKSFLIFLKNLEAFWLTIQEFVIPWNHMCFNALMERLDPIVHGTDTSFRELSLNK; encoded by the exons ATGCCTTTGAACTTCTTGGGCCTTGGCGTGG GTGGTGGGTGTGGCGTTGGATTAGGACTTAGATGGGGATTTGGCACAACTTTCGGGAGTAAGTATCGGTCCTCAAGGATGATATTTCAGGGAATGGAATTCGACAACAAGGATCAAAATCAGAGTTATGATATCAAGGACTCGAAAGATTCATCCAGAAATTCCAGACTTATGCATTGTTGGAAGAGTTTCTTAATCTTTCTAAAGAACTTGGAAGCATTCTGGTTAACAATACAAGAGTTTGTTATTCCATGGAATCATATGTGCTTCAATGCCCTTATGGAAAGACTGGACCCAATTGTACATGGAACAGATACGTCCTTCAG ggagctatcactaaacaaatga